One Sphingopyxis macrogoltabida genomic region harbors:
- a CDS encoding HpcH/HpaI aldolase/citrate lyase family protein, with protein MRLRSLLFVPGDRPERFAKAAASGADAIILDLEDSVSPANKDAARAAIADYLAGEREVITLVRVNPLDGHMTAADVAAIVGARPDAIVLPKAEGAPAIQQLDTILRSESARDASLPAILPIATETPAAIFTLGSYREVKERLLGLTWGAEDLPAAIGATTSRHDDGSYTAPYEVARSLTLFAAHGAGVAAIDTVFPAIKDEAGLAAYAARARRDGFTGMMAIHPSQVGPINAAFTPSNDEVSRAQGIVDAFAANPGVGVLQVDGKMVDAPHLKQAQHILSLAD; from the coding sequence ATGCGCCTGCGCTCGCTCCTGTTCGTCCCCGGCGACCGTCCCGAACGCTTTGCCAAGGCGGCGGCGTCGGGCGCCGACGCGATCATCCTCGACCTCGAGGATTCGGTATCGCCTGCGAACAAGGACGCGGCGCGCGCCGCGATCGCCGATTATCTGGCGGGCGAACGCGAAGTCATCACGCTCGTCCGCGTCAATCCGCTCGACGGCCATATGACCGCCGCCGATGTCGCCGCGATCGTCGGCGCGCGCCCCGACGCGATCGTGCTGCCCAAGGCCGAGGGCGCGCCGGCCATCCAGCAACTCGACACGATCCTGCGCAGCGAGTCGGCACGCGATGCCTCGCTGCCCGCGATCCTGCCGATCGCCACCGAAACCCCGGCGGCGATCTTTACGCTCGGCAGCTATCGTGAAGTCAAGGAACGGCTGCTCGGATTGACCTGGGGCGCCGAGGACCTGCCCGCCGCAATCGGCGCGACGACGAGCCGCCACGACGACGGCAGCTATACCGCGCCCTATGAGGTCGCCCGCTCGCTGACCCTGTTCGCGGCGCACGGCGCGGGCGTTGCGGCGATCGACACGGTATTTCCCGCGATCAAGGACGAGGCAGGACTTGCCGCCTATGCCGCGCGCGCGCGGCGCGACGGCTTTACCGGGATGATGGCGATCCACCCGTCACAGGTGGGGCCGATCAATGCCGCCTTCACCCCGTCGAACGACGAAGTATCGCGCGCGCAGGGGATCGTCGATGCCTTTGCAGCCAATCCCGGCGTCGGGGTATTGCAGGTCGACGGCAAGATGGTCGATGCGCCGCACCTCAAGCAGGCGCAGCATATCCTGTCGCTGGCGGATTGA
- a CDS encoding carboxyl transferase domain-containing protein, which translates to MSAPVLGTMVDRDSETYRANDAHNRALRDELGARVGAAALGGNEKARERHTSRGKLLPRQRVERVLDQGSPFLEIGQLAAGDMYEGEVPGAGMIAGIGRVSGRQCMIVCNDATVKGGTYYPMTVKKHLRAQEIAEANRLPCIYLVDSGGANLPHQDQVFPDRDHFGRIFFNQANMSAKRIPQIACVMGSCTAGGAYVPAMSDETVIVRNQGTIFLAGPPLVKAATGEEISAEDLGGGDLHAKKSGVVDHLAENDEHALTIVRDIVSHLGEESGFEVAIKEPRPPKYDAEELYGIVPSDVRAPYDVHEVIARIVDGSEFHEFKANYGSSLVCGFAHIWGIPVAILANNGVLFSESAVKGAHFIELAQQRRIPLLFLQNISGFMVGGKYEAEGIAKHGAKLVTAVATATVPKITVLIGGSFGAGNYGMCGRAYSPRFLFSWPNARISVMGGEQAASVLATVHRDADKWTPEEAEAFKAPIRQKYEDEGNPYHATARLWDDGIIDPAQTRDVLGLAFAATLNAPVEDRGFGVFRM; encoded by the coding sequence GTGAGCGCACCAGTACTCGGAACCATGGTCGATCGTGACAGCGAGACCTATCGCGCCAACGACGCGCACAACCGCGCGCTGCGCGACGAGTTGGGGGCGCGCGTCGGCGCAGCGGCGCTCGGCGGCAATGAAAAGGCGCGCGAGCGGCACACGAGCCGCGGCAAGCTGCTCCCCCGCCAGCGCGTCGAGCGGGTGCTCGACCAAGGATCGCCCTTCCTCGAAATCGGCCAGCTCGCGGCGGGCGACATGTATGAGGGCGAGGTTCCGGGCGCCGGCATGATCGCGGGCATCGGCCGCGTGTCGGGCCGCCAGTGCATGATCGTCTGCAACGATGCGACGGTGAAGGGCGGCACCTATTACCCGATGACGGTCAAGAAGCACCTCCGCGCGCAGGAGATCGCCGAGGCGAACCGCCTGCCGTGCATCTATCTGGTCGACTCGGGCGGCGCCAACCTGCCGCATCAGGATCAGGTTTTCCCCGACCGCGACCATTTCGGGCGTATCTTTTTCAATCAGGCGAACATGTCGGCGAAGCGCATCCCGCAGATCGCCTGCGTGATGGGAAGCTGCACCGCCGGCGGCGCCTATGTTCCCGCCATGAGCGACGAGACGGTGATCGTCCGCAATCAGGGCACGATCTTCCTCGCCGGGCCGCCGCTGGTGAAGGCGGCGACGGGCGAGGAAATCAGCGCCGAGGATTTGGGCGGCGGCGACCTGCACGCCAAGAAGTCAGGGGTCGTCGACCATCTTGCCGAGAATGACGAACATGCGCTGACCATCGTCCGCGACATCGTCAGCCACCTCGGCGAGGAAAGCGGGTTCGAGGTCGCGATCAAGGAACCACGGCCGCCGAAATACGACGCGGAAGAACTCTACGGCATCGTGCCGAGCGACGTGCGTGCGCCCTACGACGTCCACGAGGTGATTGCGCGCATCGTCGACGGCAGCGAATTTCACGAGTTTAAGGCGAATTACGGGTCGAGCCTCGTGTGCGGTTTCGCGCATATCTGGGGCATCCCGGTCGCGATCCTCGCCAATAACGGCGTGCTGTTCAGCGAGAGCGCGGTCAAGGGCGCGCATTTCATCGAACTGGCGCAGCAGCGGCGCATTCCCCTGCTCTTCCTCCAGAATATCAGCGGCTTCATGGTCGGCGGCAAATATGAGGCCGAGGGGATCGCCAAGCATGGCGCGAAGCTGGTGACCGCGGTAGCAACCGCGACGGTGCCCAAGATCACCGTGCTGATCGGCGGCAGCTTCGGCGCCGGCAATTACGGCATGTGCGGCCGCGCCTATAGCCCGCGCTTCCTCTTTAGTTGGCCGAATGCGCGGATCAGCGTGATGGGCGGCGAACAGGCGGCAAGCGTGCTCGCGACGGTGCACCGCGACGCCGACAAATGGACGCCCGAAGAGGCCGAAGCCTTCAAGGCGCCGATCCGCCAGAAATATGAAGACGAAGGCAATCCCTATCACGCCACCGCGCGCCTGTGGGACGATGGCATCATCGACCCGGCGCAGACGCGCGACGTGCTCGGCCTCGCCTTCGCCGCAACGCTGAACGCCCCGGTCGAAGACCGCGGGTTCGGCGTGTTCAGGATGTGA
- a CDS encoding phospholipase D-like domain-containing protein: MSEGALSPIVVEGRNCWRIERADKARMIVDAADYYALLERLMAGAKERILLIGWDFDPRIALKPDEQGQGEPLGDYLLRLAHEKPERDIDILRWNFGGLKQFAMPRILSMVARWKLTRSISFRLDSAHPVGCSHHQKVAVFDDHLAVCGGIDVGSRRWDTREHKDGDPHRTDPGGKPYMPWHDSTMILAGAVGNALADLGNERWQRATKKPLRDIAGDGENWPDDLETDFHGVEVAISRTRAEYEDCEEIREIEQLYLDMIAAAKRFIYFENQYFTCGKIAAAIAERLNEDDPPEFVMVMPETADGWLEQMAMDAARVKLVREIAKAKHGERLKVYFPRTEGGEAIYVHAKTAIVDDRMIRVGSANMNNRSMGLDSECDVTIDAALSANTGVEPTIRRLRESLIAEHLGVDPVDVGRRFEGTGSLIETIEGLRGEGRSLELLDLTKPGPLDDYIAENELLDPDSPDAMFESLTERGLRKSWHRGRDWMKRHRPFGRSA; encoded by the coding sequence ATGAGCGAGGGCGCGCTTTCCCCGATCGTTGTCGAAGGCCGCAACTGCTGGCGGATCGAACGCGCCGACAAGGCGCGGATGATCGTCGATGCCGCCGACTATTATGCGCTGCTCGAACGGCTGATGGCGGGGGCGAAGGAACGCATCCTGCTCATCGGCTGGGATTTCGATCCCCGCATCGCGCTGAAACCCGATGAACAGGGACAGGGCGAACCGCTTGGCGACTATCTGCTCCGTCTGGCGCATGAAAAGCCGGAGCGCGACATCGATATCTTGCGGTGGAATTTCGGCGGTTTGAAGCAATTTGCTATGCCGCGCATCCTGTCGATGGTGGCGCGCTGGAAACTGACGCGTTCGATCAGTTTCCGTCTCGACAGTGCGCATCCCGTCGGTTGCAGCCATCACCAGAAGGTGGCGGTGTTCGACGATCACCTCGCGGTCTGCGGCGGGATCGATGTCGGTTCGCGCCGCTGGGACACGCGCGAGCACAAGGATGGCGACCCGCACCGCACCGACCCGGGCGGCAAACCCTATATGCCTTGGCACGATTCGACGATGATCCTCGCGGGCGCGGTCGGCAACGCGCTCGCCGATCTCGGCAACGAGCGCTGGCAGCGGGCGACGAAAAAGCCGCTCCGCGATATCGCCGGCGACGGCGAGAATTGGCCCGACGACCTCGAGACCGATTTCCACGGCGTCGAGGTCGCCATTTCGCGCACCCGTGCCGAATATGAGGATTGCGAGGAAATCCGCGAGATCGAGCAGCTTTATCTCGACATGATCGCCGCCGCGAAGCGCTTCATCTATTTCGAGAACCAGTATTTTACGTGCGGAAAAATCGCCGCCGCAATTGCCGAACGGCTGAACGAGGACGATCCGCCCGAATTCGTCATGGTGATGCCCGAGACCGCCGACGGCTGGCTCGAACAAATGGCGATGGACGCGGCGCGGGTGAAACTGGTCCGCGAAATTGCGAAGGCGAAACATGGCGAACGGCTGAAGGTCTATTTCCCGCGAACGGAAGGCGGCGAGGCGATCTATGTTCACGCCAAGACCGCGATCGTCGACGACCGGATGATCCGCGTCGGATCGGCGAATATGAACAACCGCTCGATGGGACTCGACAGCGAATGCGACGTGACGATCGACGCGGCGCTGTCGGCGAACACCGGGGTCGAGCCGACGATCCGGCGGTTGCGCGAATCCCTGATCGCCGAACATCTGGGGGTCGATCCCGTCGATGTCGGGCGACGTTTCGAAGGAACGGGGTCGCTTATCGAGACGATCGAGGGGCTGCGCGGCGAGGGGCGGTCGCTCGAACTGCTCGACCTGACCAAGCCCGGTCCGCTGGACGATTATATCGCCGAGAACGAACTGCTAGACCCCGACAGCCCCGATGCGATGTTCGAGAGCCTCACCGAACGCGGGCTCCGAAAGAGCTGGCATCGCGGTCGCGACTGGATGAAGCGGCATCGGCCTTTCGGGCGCTCTGCCTGA
- a CDS encoding MaoC family dehydratase, which produces MAGRFFDEWQVGDTLEHDIRRTVTETDNLLFTTMTHNPQPLHLDIEAAKASEFGQILVNGTFTFSLMVGLSVGDTTLGTLVANLGYDKLVMPKPVFIGDTLYATSEVVGLNESKSRPNAGIVTFLHRAINQRGETVCQCERSALLKKKEN; this is translated from the coding sequence ATGGCAGGCAGGTTTTTCGACGAATGGCAGGTGGGCGATACGCTGGAGCATGATATCCGGCGCACGGTGACCGAGACAGACAATCTGCTGTTCACGACGATGACCCACAATCCGCAGCCGCTGCACCTCGACATCGAGGCGGCGAAGGCGTCGGAATTCGGGCAGATTCTCGTCAACGGCACCTTCACCTTCAGCCTGATGGTCGGGCTGTCGGTCGGCGACACGACGCTGGGAACACTCGTCGCGAATCTCGGCTACGACAAGCTCGTGATGCCCAAACCCGTGTTCATCGGCGACACGCTTTATGCAACGAGCGAGGTCGTCGGTCTCAACGAGTCCAAATCGCGGCCGAATGCGGGTATCGTCACCTTCCTGCACCGCGCGATCAACCAGCGCGGCGAAACCGTGTGTCAGTGCGAACGCTCCGCGCTGCTGAAAAAGAAGGAAAATTGA
- a CDS encoding GNAT family N-acetyltransferase — MSALILRDATAEDLPAILAMLAEDTIPPQREAAPDDPRYRAAFEAIDADPNQRLIAAELGGRVVGTMQLSFLPGLSFCGSWRGLIEAVRIAADLRGQRLGEQMILWAVDQCRARDCKLVQLTSSASRTAAHRFYARLGFVQSHVGMKLHLRD; from the coding sequence GTGAGCGCGTTGATCCTGCGCGACGCGACCGCGGAGGATCTGCCCGCCATCCTTGCGATGCTTGCGGAGGACACCATCCCGCCGCAGCGCGAGGCGGCGCCGGACGACCCGCGCTATCGCGCGGCGTTCGAGGCGATCGATGCCGACCCCAACCAGCGGCTGATAGCCGCGGAATTGGGCGGCCGCGTTGTCGGGACGATGCAATTGAGCTTCCTCCCCGGGCTTTCCTTTTGCGGCAGCTGGCGCGGCCTGATCGAGGCGGTGCGCATCGCCGCCGATCTGCGCGGACAAAGGCTTGGCGAGCAGATGATCCTGTGGGCGGTAGACCAATGCCGCGCGCGCGATTGCAAGTTGGTTCAGCTCACATCGTCGGCGAGCCGCACCGCAGCGCACCGCTTTTACGCCCGGCTCGGTTTTGTCCAGAGCCATGTCGGCATGAAACTTCATTTGAGGGATTGA
- a CDS encoding acetyl/propionyl/methylcrotonyl-CoA carboxylase subunit alpha, protein MIKSLLIANRGEIACRIIRTARAMGVRTVAVYSDADANALHVRMADEAVHIGPSPARESYLIGEKIIAAAKATGAEAIHPGYGFLSENAEFAQAVLDAGLVWVGPKPSSITAMGLKDAAKKLMADAGVPVTPGYMGENQDPAFLAEQAASIGYPVLIKAVAGGGGKGMRKVDAAADFADALASCQREAAASFGNDHVLIEKYILSPRHIEVQIFGDTHGNIVHLFERDCSLQRRHQKVIEEAPAPGMDEETREALCAAAVRAGQAVDYVGAGTIEFIADGSEGLRADRIWFMEMNTRLQVEHPVTEAITGVDLVEWQLRVASGEPLPLRQEDLTINGWAMEARLYAEDPATGFLPSTGKLDVLLLPMSSRVDTGIEEGSEVSPFYDPMIAKVIVHAGQREEAIDDLRYELSKLGVWPVKTNAGFLHRLLGDTDFERGDVDTGLIERRGEALMANPLPPATELTAAAAQLEDEPAVPHALAGFRLNRAPDTRRALRVNGQRVEYEADARADGYFASHFEPFDGGAALLMVHEGTTMIVAPDRTDGAAGGAAGDGDILSPMPGKVIAVEVAAGDTVAKGQKLLTLEAMKMEHSLTAPFDGVVAELNAEAGAQVQVEALLVRIEAAE, encoded by the coding sequence ATGATCAAATCCCTCCTCATCGCCAATCGCGGCGAAATCGCCTGCCGTATCATCCGCACCGCGCGGGCGATGGGCGTCCGTACCGTTGCCGTCTATTCGGACGCCGATGCCAATGCGCTGCATGTCCGCATGGCGGATGAGGCCGTGCACATCGGGCCTTCGCCAGCACGCGAAAGCTATTTGATCGGCGAAAAGATCATCGCCGCGGCGAAGGCGACCGGGGCCGAAGCGATCCATCCGGGTTACGGCTTCCTCTCCGAAAATGCCGAGTTTGCGCAGGCGGTGCTAGACGCCGGGCTCGTCTGGGTCGGGCCCAAGCCATCGTCGATCACCGCGATGGGCCTCAAGGACGCCGCGAAAAAGCTGATGGCCGATGCCGGGGTGCCGGTGACGCCGGGCTATATGGGCGAGAATCAGGATCCGGCCTTCCTGGCGGAACAAGCTGCCAGCATCGGCTATCCCGTGCTCATCAAGGCGGTCGCCGGCGGCGGCGGCAAGGGGATGCGCAAGGTCGACGCGGCGGCCGACTTCGCCGATGCGCTCGCCTCGTGCCAGCGCGAGGCGGCGGCCTCATTCGGCAACGACCATGTGCTGATCGAGAAATATATCCTGAGCCCGCGCCATATCGAGGTGCAGATCTTCGGCGATACGCACGGCAACATCGTCCACCTGTTCGAACGCGACTGCTCGTTGCAACGGCGCCACCAGAAGGTGATCGAGGAAGCCCCCGCCCCCGGCATGGACGAGGAAACGCGCGAGGCGCTGTGCGCCGCCGCGGTCCGCGCGGGCCAAGCAGTCGATTATGTCGGCGCCGGGACGATCGAGTTCATCGCCGACGGCAGCGAGGGCCTGCGCGCCGACCGCATCTGGTTCATGGAGATGAACACGCGCCTGCAGGTCGAACATCCGGTGACCGAGGCGATCACCGGCGTCGACCTGGTCGAATGGCAGCTCCGCGTTGCCAGCGGCGAGCCGCTGCCGCTGCGGCAGGAGGATCTGACCATCAACGGTTGGGCGATGGAGGCGCGCCTCTATGCCGAGGACCCCGCAACGGGCTTCCTTCCGAGCACCGGCAAGCTCGACGTGCTGCTGCTGCCGATGTCGTCGCGCGTCGACACGGGGATCGAGGAAGGCAGCGAGGTTTCGCCCTTCTATGACCCGATGATCGCCAAGGTGATCGTCCACGCCGGGCAGCGCGAGGAGGCGATCGACGACCTGCGTTACGAGCTGTCGAAGCTGGGCGTGTGGCCGGTCAAGACCAACGCCGGCTTCCTGCACCGCCTGCTCGGCGATACGGATTTCGAGCGCGGCGACGTCGACACCGGGCTGATCGAACGCCGCGGGGAGGCGCTGATGGCCAATCCCCTGCCTCCGGCGACCGAATTGACGGCGGCCGCGGCGCAGCTCGAAGACGAGCCCGCCGTACCGCACGCGCTGGCAGGCTTTCGCCTCAACCGCGCACCGGACACCCGCCGCGCACTACGGGTCAACGGCCAGCGTGTCGAATATGAGGCGGACGCCCGCGCCGACGGTTATTTCGCCAGCCATTTCGAACCCTTCGATGGCGGTGCGGCGCTGCTGATGGTGCACGAAGGCACGACGATGATCGTCGCCCCCGACCGCACCGATGGCGCGGCGGGCGGCGCGGCGGGCGACGGCGACATCCTATCACCGATGCCGGGCAAGGTCATCGCGGTCGAGGTCGCGGCGGGCGACACCGTCGCGAAGGGCCAGAAGCTGCTGACCCTCGAAGCGATGAAGATGGAGCATAGCCTGACCGCGCCCTTCGACGGCGTCGTTGCCGAACTCAATGCCGAAGCGGGCGCGCAGGTGCAGGTCGAGGCCTTGCTCGTCCGGATCGAGGCGGCCGAGTGA